A single window of Corythoichthys intestinalis isolate RoL2023-P3 chromosome 21, ASM3026506v1, whole genome shotgun sequence DNA harbors:
- the LOC130909848 gene encoding cerebellar degeneration-related protein 2-like isoform X1, which yields MLTDVSVDEEFELKEEEPWYDKQDLEHDLQLAAELGKSLLERNQELEQGLQQMYSTNQEQVQEIEHLGKQVDLLRQVNDQHAKVYEQLDGASRELEQSNQKLTQENRAAQHKIHGFYRQHRLMDTVEVLQTRVDELQLQVDDMKLGPSPLAHGSRRRSRGAQSLEELQKLRQYDNESEECRLVAESCDDVQRWREEQQASLRRSLRSLQAQYAGERARREEAEREAGLLSREKATLEQRLASMETCRVRVSELEQEAEELRQLWKSKSFSRLDVAYALPEEEGYERDAEAEPDGWSPQSRRHLKRWASERLLEAKHAADPSAEHECWCARRAEKADRGGISLLSEVDAQYSALQVKYEQLRKYLGLHKRQEEEEERLNHKAIQTADNNNGGFHQPEYKKLFQEIFTRIQKTKDDLMENRARPHCT from the exons ATGTTGACAGACGTGAGCGTGGACGAGGAGTTTGAGCTGAAGGAGGAAGAGCCCTGGTACGACAAGCAGGACCTTGAACATG ACCTCCAGCTGGCTGCTGAGCTGGGCAAGTCACTGCTGGAGAGGAACCAGGAGCTGGAACAGGGCCTGCAGCAGATGTACTCCACCAATCAGGAGCAAGTGCAGGAGATAGAG CACTTGGGCAAGCAGGTAGATCTGCTGCGGCAGGTGAACGACCAGCATGCCAAAGTGTACGAACAGCTAGACGGAGCGTCCCGTGAACTGGAGCAGAGCAACCAAAAGCTGACTCAGGAAAACCGTGCGGCGCAGCACAAGATCCACGG tttctaTCGTCAACACAGGCTAATGGATACGGTGGAGGTTCTGCAGACACGTGTGGACGAACTGCAACTTCAGGTGGATGACATGAAGCTGGGACCCTCACCGCTTGCCCACGGCAGCCGCCGGAGGTCACGCGGGGCCCAGAGTCTGGAAGAACTGCAAAAGCTCAG GCAGTACGACAATGAATCAGAGGAATGTCGACTGGTCGCTGAGTCGTGCGATGATGTGCAGCGCTGGCGCGAGGAGCAGCAGGCATCGCTGCGGCGCTCCCTGCGCAGCCTCCAGGCTCAATACGCTGGAGAACGTGCACGACGGGAGGAGGCCGAGCGGGAGGCGGGGCTACTGAGTAGGGAAAAGGCAACGCTCGAGCAGCGGCTGGCTAGCATGGAGACATGCAGG GTGCGAGTATCTGAGTTGGAGCAAGAGGCCGAGGAGCTTCGCCAACTCTGGAAGTCAAAATCCTTCTCCCGGCTGGACGTAGCGTACGCGCTTCCGGAGGAGGAGGGCTATGAGCGGGACGCGGAGGCCGAGCCGGACGGGTGGTCCCCTCAGAGTCGGCGGCACCTCAAACGTTGGGCTAGCGAGCGTCTTCTAGAGGCCAAGCACGCCGCCGACCCATCGGCCGAGCACGAGTGCTGGTGCGCTCGGCGAGCCGAGAAGGCGGACCGCGGCGGCATCTCTCTGCTCAGTGAGGTGGATGCGCAGTACAGCGCCTTGCAGGTGAAATATGAGCAGTTACGAAAGTACCTTGGATTGCATAAGCGTCAGGAAGAGGAGGAAGAAAGACTGAACCACAAGGCCATCCAGACCGCAGACAACAACAACGGCGGCTTCCACCAGCCTGAATACAAGAAACTCTtccaggagattttcactcgcaTCCAAAAAACCAAAGACGACCTGATGGAGAACAGGGCCAGGCCCCACTGCACTTAA
- the LOC130909848 gene encoding cerebellar degeneration-related protein 2-like isoform X2, whose protein sequence is MLTDVSVDEEFELKEEEPWYDKQDLEHDLQLAAELGKSLLERNQELEQGLQQMYSTNQEQVQEIEHLGKQVDLLRQVNDQHAKVYEQLDGASRELEQSNQKLTQENRAAQHKIHGLMDTVEVLQTRVDELQLQVDDMKLGPSPLAHGSRRRSRGAQSLEELQKLRQYDNESEECRLVAESCDDVQRWREEQQASLRRSLRSLQAQYAGERARREEAEREAGLLSREKATLEQRLASMETCRVRVSELEQEAEELRQLWKSKSFSRLDVAYALPEEEGYERDAEAEPDGWSPQSRRHLKRWASERLLEAKHAADPSAEHECWCARRAEKADRGGISLLSEVDAQYSALQVKYEQLRKYLGLHKRQEEEEERLNHKAIQTADNNNGGFHQPEYKKLFQEIFTRIQKTKDDLMENRARPHCT, encoded by the exons ATGTTGACAGACGTGAGCGTGGACGAGGAGTTTGAGCTGAAGGAGGAAGAGCCCTGGTACGACAAGCAGGACCTTGAACATG ACCTCCAGCTGGCTGCTGAGCTGGGCAAGTCACTGCTGGAGAGGAACCAGGAGCTGGAACAGGGCCTGCAGCAGATGTACTCCACCAATCAGGAGCAAGTGCAGGAGATAGAG CACTTGGGCAAGCAGGTAGATCTGCTGCGGCAGGTGAACGACCAGCATGCCAAAGTGTACGAACAGCTAGACGGAGCGTCCCGTGAACTGGAGCAGAGCAACCAAAAGCTGACTCAGGAAAACCGTGCGGCGCAGCACAAGATCCACGG GCTAATGGATACGGTGGAGGTTCTGCAGACACGTGTGGACGAACTGCAACTTCAGGTGGATGACATGAAGCTGGGACCCTCACCGCTTGCCCACGGCAGCCGCCGGAGGTCACGCGGGGCCCAGAGTCTGGAAGAACTGCAAAAGCTCAG GCAGTACGACAATGAATCAGAGGAATGTCGACTGGTCGCTGAGTCGTGCGATGATGTGCAGCGCTGGCGCGAGGAGCAGCAGGCATCGCTGCGGCGCTCCCTGCGCAGCCTCCAGGCTCAATACGCTGGAGAACGTGCACGACGGGAGGAGGCCGAGCGGGAGGCGGGGCTACTGAGTAGGGAAAAGGCAACGCTCGAGCAGCGGCTGGCTAGCATGGAGACATGCAGG GTGCGAGTATCTGAGTTGGAGCAAGAGGCCGAGGAGCTTCGCCAACTCTGGAAGTCAAAATCCTTCTCCCGGCTGGACGTAGCGTACGCGCTTCCGGAGGAGGAGGGCTATGAGCGGGACGCGGAGGCCGAGCCGGACGGGTGGTCCCCTCAGAGTCGGCGGCACCTCAAACGTTGGGCTAGCGAGCGTCTTCTAGAGGCCAAGCACGCCGCCGACCCATCGGCCGAGCACGAGTGCTGGTGCGCTCGGCGAGCCGAGAAGGCGGACCGCGGCGGCATCTCTCTGCTCAGTGAGGTGGATGCGCAGTACAGCGCCTTGCAGGTGAAATATGAGCAGTTACGAAAGTACCTTGGATTGCATAAGCGTCAGGAAGAGGAGGAAGAAAGACTGAACCACAAGGCCATCCAGACCGCAGACAACAACAACGGCGGCTTCCACCAGCCTGAATACAAGAAACTCTtccaggagattttcactcgcaTCCAAAAAACCAAAGACGACCTGATGGAGAACAGGGCCAGGCCCCACTGCACTTAA